actcattattatttgtagatcagtcagtttGCTCAGTCGGTGACCAATTGCTGCACAAAATGTATGTCCTTGAACACGACCAACGTGTGCACTCTCCTCATCACAACTCCTCGTGCATCCTCTCTTTGTCCTCCTCCACCTTCAATTTGAGCTCCTCGGCGACGATGACCCCATCCTTGTTGCGGTCCTGGTTCCTGAACATGTCAGCAATGATCTCTTCAGGGTCCACCCCCGGCTTCATACGACCTTTGCCCTCCGCCACCTGCAGCATGATGAACTCTCCAAACTGgatgaagcgagagagagagagaaacgagagcgTTGTGTAGAGGAGTAGCAGCCATGTTTAGTGTGAGTCATGACAAATGACCGCTTGACCGTTGTTTTACATGAACATGTCTGCAGAAGCCCTTTGGTTTGGCTAATTAGGTAGCTAAATAGCATATGAGATCCCAATCAAATATGGTAATCCTCAAAAGGGTGGGTTTTCGTGTACAGTCAACTCCTAATTAATGCAACCACTTGGGACTAGTGTGACACCGTGCAGGTGGGCAGTAAACCAGCGGTCCAGAGTATGCAGTTACCAAGAGCTATAAAACGAATGTCATTGAATTGGGACTGAAAAAATATATTGCACTTAAATGGAGTAGACGGTACTTTATAACTCCCATCAATATTATTGATGGTCTGATCCATCCATTTTCTACTAGTCTATTCCAGCTGTGCGGTAGATGGCATACCTCCTCTATGGGCACCTCTCCGTTCTGGTTTATGTCCATGGCCTGGAAGAGCTCCAGCGGGGCGTcctccacccacacaaacaggtAGCCCTCCGGCACGCCCTTCTGCAAGTCCATCAGCTCCAGCTCAAAGTGAAGCACTGCACTGCCGGGCACACCAgtggctgggaggagaggaggagaggcagtgaGTGAGTGTGAAAGAGCAACACCGGTATGTGTACCTGCGTAATACTTTATTGTAGCCCTCCTTTACGTATGCATTCTTAAAGCCTTTATAATAGCTACATAAAACATAACATCTGTCGGTTCTCTAATGTCAATGCAGCTGTTAGAGGCTTTATGAATACATAAGTGGGGCTACAGTAAATTATGACCTGCACCTGAAATGCCTTTATGCATAAGTGTCTCACTAGTGCAGACATGAGTGAACATGGTGTCACTTTGAAATGGAACGGAATCAAACACATGTAACCCAGGTGTAGACTaataatgaaatgcttacttacgtgcACTTCCCGAACCATGCAGACACAAAAATAAtagaaaaaaactattttacatacactgaggttggagtccttaaaacttgtttttcaaccactccacaaatttcttgttaacaaactatagttttgtcaagtcggttaggacatctactttgcgcataACACAAGTAaatattccaacaattgtttacagacagattatttcccttataattcactgtatcagatttccagtgggtcagaagtttacatacgctaagttgactgtgcctttaaacagcttggaaaattccagaaaatgatttcagggctttagaagcttctgataggctaattaacataatttgagtcatttggaggtgtacctatggatatatttcaaggcctaccatcaaactcagtgcctctttgcttgacatcatgggaaaatcaaaagaaatcagccaatacctcagaaagaaaattgtagactggttcatctttgggagcaatttccaaatgcctgaaggtaccacgttcatctgtacaaacaatagtatgcaagtataaacactatgggaccacgcagccgtcataccgcccaggaaggagacgcgttctgtctcctagagatgaatgtactttggtgtgaaaaatgcaaatcagtcccagaacaacagcaaaggaccttgtgaagatgttggaggaaacgggtacaaagtctcaatatccacagtaaagcgagtcctatatcgacataacctgaaaggccgctcagcaaggaagaagccactgctccaaagccgccataaaaaagccagtctacggtttgcaactgcacatggggacaaagatcgtacttattgaagaaatatcctctggtctgatgaaacaaaaatagaactgtttggccataatgactatcgttatgtttggaggaaaaagggggaggcttgcaatccgAAGAGCACCATCttaaccatgaagcacgggggtggcagcatcatgttgtgggggtgctttgctgcaggagggactggtgcacttcacaaaatagatggcatcatgagttaggtaaatgatgtggatatattgaagcaacatgtcaagacatcagtcaggaagataaagcttggtcgcaaatgggtcttccaaatggacaatgaccccaagcatactaacaaagttgtggcaaaatgtcctaaggacaacaaagtcaaggtaatggagtggccatcacaaagccctgacctcaatcctatagaaactttgtgggcagaactgaaaaagtgtgtgcgagcgagcaaggaggcctacaaacctgactcagttacaccagctctgtcaggaggaatgggccaaaattcacacaacttattgtgggaagcttgtggaaggctagccgaaacgtttgacccaagttaaacaatgctaccaaatactaattgagtgtatgtaaacttctgacccactgggaatgtgatgaaagaaataaaagctgaaataaatcctcaactattattctgacatttcacattcttaaaataaattggtgatcctaactgacctaaaacagggaatttttactaggattaaatgtcaggaattgtgaaaaactgagtttaaatgtatttggctaaggtgtatgtaaacttccgacttcaactgtatgtgtttgtgctATTATACTCCAGCTGGTGCATTCTTAGTTGAGGGAGCGTATTGTTTGTGTTTTATTGTGGCCCTGTCCTCCCCTGATGGCCCATGGGGAACGTCTTTCTTACCCCCTTTCTCTCCGTGGCCCAGGTGGGGGGGGATGATGACAGTCCTCCTCTCACCCACACACATGCCCCTCAGACCCTCATCCAGACCATCAATCACTTTGTCCGCCCCCAGCACCGTGTCCTGCAGGTTGTCATAGTCACTCCTGAGCACAAGGGACATAAACACAGGTAAGGGAACGTAAAAACAACATATGGAGCATGTCTGTCAACTGCATAGTCTTCCATCTGTATTTTCTTTCCAACAACGGTTGTTTTAGAGATAAGATATCATCAAAATGAAGTACACAACAAATGACTTAGACCGTCAATACAAAAGGACACATGAGGGTTTCAAtcggttttcttccgtttggtgcctaatgaaaacGACCCTGGTCAATGTACTCACGAGGAGAAGAGCCGTGTGccgtccagcagagagcagttgtagtggtagtggattAGATCGTCCACATCGCTGGTCAGGTTACACACCTCAGGCTTGTGAGTCACATGAACCTCCACAGAGTCCTTGGGGTTGTGGAAGTCAATGACATGGATGTCGAAGACCAGCACGGCCGAGCCTGGTATATCCTTACCTGGTACGGCAAGACGGAGAGGTCAAACTGGGTTTCAGTCAGTAATATAAACTAAACTGTAGAATAATGTATTGTTAAATGCGATATATAATGTTGTGTCTAAATTACAGCAAGCTATTGGGCTATCTCTTACATTTTAGACTAAATGAATCATATTTATACAGGTATGGCCTTAATAATTATACATAATCATACAATTAAGGTGTATTCTTCCAACACAAATAGGATTTAAAAAGGCCCAAGGCAGccatttttatatcaatatcaaatcatttctgggtaacaatgaaccTTACTTTAACAGTTTCCAATAAAATGTACAGAAATAGCTTTTTTAGCAAAAAAACTACTTCTCAAACAACAATTATGCTAGGACTGACAGAGTGGTCTAAGTGGGAAGGGAAAACTAGcagttattggtctattaactcatttactgcctggtgatgtcaccagggaAGCCGAAACTCCCGCCCATGTAAACCTGGCGATTAGAAGGTCCTGtctagattgtattttcaaccaggaAATAACAATGATCATATTTAATCACACTTTTACAGtctttagtttcatcagctgttgtacaatatgatacaaaacaccGGGAATAACAGttttgactgcattgggccttaaCCATGTAAATCATTCAAATGAGAGAGCTTACAACCCTGACCACTAACTACCAATAAAAGCTAACTACTTAACTAacctactgtaactaccaataaaagctaactaactaacctactgtaactaccaataaaagctaactaactaacctactgtaactaccaataAAAGATAGCTAACTAacctactgtaactaccaataATAAATGCCCCTCTATCTGCCCTGGACTAAGCCACACCTGCTCCCTGCTCTCCATAGGCCATGTGGGGGGGCAGGgtgaccctcctcctctccccgatgCACACCCCCTGCAAGCCCTTGTCCATGCCAGAGATCACGTAGCCCATCCCAATGTAGGTGTTGTACGTGTTGTTCCGCTGGTAGctgtagagagaggaaggattcGATATGACAAGCAATGACAGACATTGTCAAACAGGAATCATTCAAGAAGTATTTTCAGTCTTTCATTATGCCATTTTAGGCTACTGAGACGCAGCCTATGACAACTGGACATTGCTCACCTGGTGTCAAAGGTGACCCCGTTGAGGAAGGTTCCATTGTAGTGGTAGCGCATGTAGTCCCCGGCCACAGACTTGCGCGCGCACACCTCGGGCACCACCTGGTTCTCCACGGTGATGTCATCCTTGGGGTTGTGTAGGTCAGCCAGGAGGACATTAAACACCAGGGTGGCCTGGGACGGGATCTCTTTACCTGAAGGAGATCGAAGAAGTCAGTCAAAAAAGGCTGTACAGAGAAGCAGTATGTCTGTCTGATCGTCTAAAGAGGGATCCATGCTGGTTGACGGCTGCAAATGCACCAAACAATGAAACGGCACTGAACATGCAGAAATGGTAATGGTGCCTTTCCAATTCCACTTACCCCCACACCAGGGTGTCACCAGCGTTTAATGTTAACGTTAGCTCTAGTGTTCTTGTGTTTCCATCAAGAGTGTGAAACTAACATTAACAACACTATAAGGATGTGGTAGAAAATGAAACAGATTTttacaagaaccaatatcactcccTAGAAACACAACCTCGCACAGCTTTTCAAAATTCAACGCTAAATTGGCCCGCATAGAAACCATAAATGACTTGGTAacaggaaatacatttattttcacGGCAGAATTAAAAAGTcattttggactgaccaatgtagataGTTTCAAATACAAGCAACTTAAAAGTTACATATCACGAAATTATGATTGGAaatcttttggacatcagagTAACCTTGAGGGAATCT
This genomic window from Oncorhynchus kisutch isolate 150728-3 linkage group LG20, Okis_V2, whole genome shotgun sequence contains:
- the fkbp10b gene encoding peptidyl-prolyl cis-trans isomerase FKBP9, producing the protein MFASSLLLLLLKACTYVGCNPTIGDVVVDRYSIPILCPREVKSGDYVRYHYNVTFQDGKTFDSSYERGAASVGQTGQGRLIAGIDKGILGMCVNEKRKVTVPPHLAYGSLGAGDVVPPDSTLVFDLMLLDMWNKADLVVTETVSSPRDCKRSVKRTDFVRYHFNGTLLDGTPFDSSYNKGQTHDSLVGEGWLIKGMDEGILGMCVGETRNIIIPPFLAYGEKGSGKEIPSQATLVFNVLLADLHNPKDDITVENQVVPEVCARKSVAGDYMRYHYNGTFLNGVTFDTSYQRNNTYNTYIGMGYVISGMDKGLQGVCIGERRRVTLPPHMAYGEQGAGKDIPGSAVLVFDIHVIDFHNPKDSVEVHVTHKPEVCNLTSDVDDLIHYHYNCSLLDGTRLFSSSDYDNLQDTVLGADKVIDGLDEGLRGMCVGERRTVIIPPHLGHGEKGATGVPGSAVLHFELELMDLQKGVPEGYLFVWVEDAPLELFQAMDINQNGEVPIEEFGEFIMLQVAEGKGRMKPGVDPEEIIADMFRNQDRNKDGVIVAEELKLKVEEDKERMHEEL